The following nucleotide sequence is from Diospyros lotus cultivar Yz01 chromosome 3, ASM1463336v1, whole genome shotgun sequence.
CTTCTGGGAATTCCTTCGCCCAGACAGAGACGAGTCCAACCTGATCTTCAAGGCGTTTCCAGCAACTCATGTCGATCTACGAAATCCATCAGATTCTCAGCTGCTCATTGACATCAAAACCAGTCTCCAGAAGGTTGATttctttcatcattttctttctttcttcctgcTGTGGATCAACACCACCTTGCACTATTGTTTCACATTCGAAATTGGTGCATGTCACAGAAGGAGAAAAGGCTCAAGGACACACTGAGAAGTGGGAACTGCATAGTGAAGAAGTTCCAGAAGCATCCAGAAGAAAAACGAATCGATCGAGAGCTGTTGATTGCACAGATTGAACTGAAACTGGTGGCCAGAGTACTAAGCCTATCAAGGCTGACAACGGATCAGCTAGTATGGTGCCAGAAGAAGCTCAAAAAGATTAACTTCTTCGGCAGAAAAGTTCATGTAGAATCTTCATTCTTGCTCTTCCCTTTCCAGGATTTCTAGCTCTTTTTCCCACTACACCACTTTTCAACTTCCCAGTAGATACATGCTGTTGAAAGAGGGAAGAATTATACAAAACGTACAAACCTCACTTGTTATAGCAATACAGCCCAatgttctaaaaataattataaacatttaaaacatTATATGctcatcgctaaataatttcaCTACGATCCAAAACATTATATGCTCGGGATTTTATAATCCGATCGATTACGTAAAGCCTGCGGTAGCAACAGAACTGGGGAAagtatacaaaaaaaaatagttcttttttattatattagtattttttattaaattagtatTAGTTAGTGATTCTAACTTAATGAGTCTTTTCTTCCATAATAAACTATTGGCATCAGTCTTACATTTTGTCTTTGTGGACCGAGGAGAAAGGGGGTTCGACAAGAAGAGAATTGTACTATGAGAGAAGTAAAGAGATCAACCTCTTTCAAATATACAATTTGGATTCTGACAATACAATGTAGTTGGACTTTCATGTCAATCTGAATGAATCATCATTTCTATGGAGGTCAATCTTTGCCTATTAGGAAAGAAGATAGCAAGTTACAAATTCTGTCTCGATaagacatatatttttattattacgaAATTCATAAATGAAGTAATTAATGGTGAGATTACCATTATCCTTTTTGTAGTGACGCAGGTGCTCATAGTTGAACATGTCAAGTGGGTTGAATCAGGCTGAGGAAGCAAATTGTCAGGACTCTAGTTCTAgctaatgatttttttttttaagatagaaataaaattaagagagaaataagaagaattgagagagaaagaaatagaaaattaaagagaaacaaatagaaatgaagGAGAAATTGATAGAACATTAGGGAGAATTAGATAGAAATAAGTGAAAAACTACTAAAAGTAAGGTGAAATCgagagaaataagaaagaaaatagacaaaattaagagaaaataaagagactttaataattttcttgataatttATTCATATAGTCGACACTGTAAGTTATAGTTGTATATAAAGTTATCAAACAATTATTTATGATGGTTACTAATTGTAACAGTTATAATTTTCACTCTTAATTTCATTACTCTAAATATATAAGggtaaataataattgaataaagataataaattcttaatttttctaactTGTGACACTAACTTGATGGTTAAGCAGGTCTTTTGGCtcgttatttttatttttttaaagatattaaaaacaattttctaataatacaataaaaatgtgatattaaataatatttgatcattttattgaaaaatcacacacaatatagaataatataataatataatttcttatattaaataataaatcaaactacttaaaaatatatattttttattttcatatgatCTAAGAacaccaaaaaataatatttatataaacttttatttcatttaaatttaatccGTTCTTCCTCAATTGCATAATTTCTCCCCGACCCGATGGTACACGTCAATGGCACGGAACCAATAGGTCAATCCCGCGTGTTAAAAAGAATCACACGCAGAATCTGCAGAATTACAGCCGTTGAACACTTGAGATCAATGTCAGCCGTAGGATCTAGGGCGAAGCACGCTTAAAAACTCCTCCATTGGCAAACGTTTCTCGTATTCTCTCCCTCGATAAACCCTTCTGCCTCAGCtcaccagagagagagagagaaagagagagaggcgaGAAAATGGTGCAGCGGCTCACTTACCGGACGCGGCACAGCTACGCCACCAAATCCAACCAGCACCGTGTCGTCAAAACGCCCGGTGTGCTCTTCAATTCCTGATTTcttcgtgtatatatatgtatatgattatgtatatttatttgcATGCGTACCAATCTTCTTGGTAGAGAGATTATGTACATTACAATGTGTTTGCGAATGCTTGAtttgtttatgtatttatggCTCTGAGGCTCGTTGGTAAATGGGGATAATAGGTGGGAAACTGGTGTACCAGAGCACCAAGAAGCGAGCTAGCGGTCCCAAGTGCCCGGTCACTGGCAAGAGAATCCAAGGAGTATGgcctcttcttctcatttttgttcttttttagtTTGTGGGTTCGCATTATGTTCTAGTTCTGTTTTGTTACCTATGCTGATTGCCACAACAATTATCGCCAGGACCAATTTTTCTGTGGTGGAATAATTTTTCTAGCAACTGTCACAATCCTTAAGCCCACTAGTCTAGGTGGTGTCGGCTAGATGAGGCAATTTACCTATGTTTGGAGTTTTGGTGTCAAAAGTTATATTGGGTGGTAGAATGATCCTGGTGGTGGTGGATCTTACAGAAGTTAGAGAGTTGCAGAAATCTAGATGagtcaatttttattttttctaactgGGGTACCTACTGACGAATTTTGTTTgatattatatttcttttattttttttcatacttTTCTTAGGTAAAGACATCATTACCTAGATGCATTTTGTAAGTGAAATTTTGCAGCAATTGCATGGACAGTGAGGTGAACTGCCAATGTGTCCAATAAAAATGGTTACTCAATCAGTAATGATAGTTTCCTCTGCTAATATCTTTTAAATGCCAACTTTTTCGTGCATTTAGATTTGTCTTGGGCATGTTTGTGTGTTTGTTTGATTGGTGGGGCATGATTGGGAATATGAAGATTACCAAGGAATCGAGCTGTGTGTTATAAGATTATAGGCCATGTGAGTGTTATAAGATTGTTCTGATGGGGTTACTGAAGATTGAGGAGGGATGATCATGTACCGGAGTGGCATTTATGAATTAAGaacatataaaaaatgttaCCAGATAAAGCTTAATGACTGAGAAAGATCAAGCTTACAAACCCTAAACCTTCATTAACCCTGTATCCCAGTGTATTGTATAACTTTTGATGGGTAAATGGGTTGGACTGTGCATGTTTGACAGCCAATGGGGTTTGAAGCAACAGATTTGTGACCAGAATGGAGGCTGAGGCTTTAAATGTGCTTTGGTATGATGCTatatgatgcaataacataGGGCCACAAGATGCATATGACAAACTTTGAGTTGCTACATTTAGTCTGCATTTCAATCCCCTTTTGGACCATATATTGAAGATTTTGATTGCAAAATTGCTCTTATTAGTTCCAGAAATTAAATGCTGTCAAatagggatgtaaatgggttcGCCAAGTACCCATTTGCATACTTGATTTAGTATATGTTCAAAACCTTATGCCTATATCCCCCAATTATGAATTTCCATACTTGTTTAATTGGGGGGATTTTAGATGGGGTTAATTGGGGACTCATTGACATCCCTACTTTCAAGTGGTCATTTAGAAGTTAACTCACTAAAAAAATGAAAGCCAAAATGGCAGGCAATTATATTCTTCGCTTTTATAGAATGTGCTGGGAGGTTAATGACAGGGGCTCTATCTGTCCTAATGGAGGGTTGTAATTCTAAAACCTAGCTGGCTGCTCAATGACATGGTTAAGTCAGATACTATAAAATGGTGGTTGGTGGTTAGTTTCTCACGAGTATTAGTAAAAATGGTCAATTCCCAAGTAGGGATGggtattttctctaaaaattacTACTACTAAATGATGTTGATAATGTTGATCAAAGCCCGGAACCCTATCTGTTACACACGtacacacaaataaaaaaagaaatgatgtGGTAAGTTATATGTACTAACAAGTCATATTAACATGGTGAGTATCACTATGACTAGATCAACTATCTCAATGTACAATCAAGGTACATTATGTTCTTTCATATCACCGCTTATTATTGTACAATGTAGTTAAATCTGATATTAACAAAAAATCAGTTCCCGAGCAGTTGTTTTCTGCCTTAAACAATGtaattttataccctccctaaTGGCATATTGAAATGCTGCCATTTAACATGCAATGCAATCTCCCAGTCCACTATGTTGATATTGCTGTTTTGTTAGAACGGGTAATCTTCATTTATTAATTGCAACTAAAGAGTTCATTTGATGGAGCATTTTGTCTGGATTTTGTGTGTTTCAAACATCATTTCATTTGTTTGTTACGTCAAACTGATGAGACGGTGTTGATTGTACCTGTAGATTCCTCATTTGAGGCCTGCTGAATATAAGAGATCCAGATTGTCTCGAAATCGGAGGACTGTGAACCGTGCTTATGGTGGGGTCTTGTCTGGAGGTGCCGTAAGGGAAAGGTCCGTTGATGCTTTAACATTTAACTCTCTTCTTCCGTTGATGCTTGTTTCTAGCTCTTAACAAGTTTATGGTTATTGTTGATATCTTTATAGGATCATCAGAGCCTTTTTAGTGGAAGAGCAAAAGATTGTGAAGAAAGTCTTGAAAATTCAGAAGGCCAAAGAGAAGCAAGCTGCTAAGAGCTGAGCTTTGGAAGatattttgattcaaaattgcAGCGAGAGAATTTTGGACATGCCCAGGCATCAGAGAAATGTAATTTGTGGTATTCAAATTTCGTTTTGTATCTTCTTAGGCTGTTTGAACTAGTACTTCATTTCTTCACTTTGTCAACAAGTAGATTATGCTGGTGCTCTTTTTGACCACCCCTATTATTTCAAATTAGTGTCTGGATTGTTTCCATGAAATGCGGATACAGTTGCTTTTAAAGGTAGGGGTATTAACAGTGAAGCACGGAAATGGAGAAAACAGCCTGAAACATTTTTTGGGCTGTCTGTAAATTGCCAAACGTTTCGGGACTGTTTTGcaatttacataaaatgactggaaacgcgtttccaacGACAGCGGTCAGTCAGGCCCTCGCTGGCTGTCACGCATCTCGCACGCATCCTGATTCCAGTAGGCTGGATGAAACCcctttttttccctctctttt
It contains:
- the LOC127796247 gene encoding 60S ribosomal protein L34 — translated: MVQRLTYRTRHSYATKSNQHRVVKTPGGKLVYQSTKKRASGPKCPVTGKRIQGIPHLRPAEYKRSRLSRNRRTVNRAYGGVLSGGAVRERIIRAFLVEEQKIVKKVLKIQKAKEKQAAKS